ctgtactttgacataaggaatgttgcgacgtctcagcacctgttctttacggtctacgattCGTATcagatattcttcatatgttagatccttcctggcttgtactggttcaagttccacaatgtgacttggatctggtaaatatttctttaacatagaaacatggaaaacattatgtactcctgcaagtgaaggggtaaggcaagtcgataagccacctcaccaattctttccaaaatctcaaacggacccacatatctaggattcaatttgccacgaatgccaaatcttgagattccttttgaaggagatactttgagaaacacatggtcaccgacttgaaattctaattttcatctcctgttgtctgcataacttttctgtctgctttgtgctgcccgaagtcgatctttaattaattgaatcttctcgactgcttgttgaacaagttcggggcccaatattcttcgctcaccgacatcatcccagtgaatcggtgatcgacatcttctaccatataaagcttcgtaaggtgccataccaatgctagcctgataactgttattgtaagaaaactcaatcaaaggtagatgctcatcccatgaactcttcatatccaaaatataggttctcaacatatcttctaagatctgaatagttctctctgactgaccatcagtctgtggatgaaaagctgtactgaagttcaattttgttcctaatgccttgtgtaagctcttccaaaactgtgatacaaatctggtgtctcgatccgatacgatggtcactggaatttcatgtagtcttacaatttctttcatatataactttgctagtctttccaaggtaaatccaactctaattggaagaaagtgtgcagactttgtcaatcggtccacaatcacccaggctgcatcatttttactgggagtcttcggtagtccagttacaaaatccatagtgatatgttcccacttccaaactggaatatcaagaagttgaagtagtcccgcaggtctctgatgttcagctttaacttgttgacacaccaaacattgagccacgaattgagcgatctctctcttcatattattccaccaatacatttcttttaagtctctatacatcttggtacctcccggatgaactgtataaccggtctggtgtgcttcctgaagtatttcatgcttgagtgctgaatcattgggtacgcaaatcctgttgtcgaaccttaacgaaccgtcttcatgtatcttgaattcagattgaacaccagcttccactgaatttcttatttttattagttgtggaccatcattctgggcaactgaaattctttcaatgagtgttggctgaaccctcatgttggctaaccgtactgttgagtcatatattcggatgtctaatttcagttttcttatatcctttaacaattgactttggtgtgtgattaaaatCGCCAAATTTctcacagattttctactaagggcatcagcaacaatatTAGCTTTttctggatgataatggattgttaaatcataatcctttagtagttctaaccaccttctctgtctcatgtttaattctttctgtataaaaatgtacttcaagcttttatgatctgtaaacacttcacactgcacaccgtataagtgatgtctccaaatttttagggcaaaaatcactgcagctaattccaaatcatgtgtcggataattttgttcatatgatttcaattgtcttgaggcataggctactaccttaccatgttgcatcaatatacATCCGAgtctctttttagatgcatcactatatattgtgaatccttcatttcctgttggtatagtaaggataggggctgacactaatcgttgttttaattcttggaaactctgttcacaatcttcaaaccactcgaatttaactcctttttgagtaagacgagtcaaaggtgcagctatgcgggaaaatccttctacaaatcgtctgtaatatcctgccattcccagaaaacttcgaatctcagaaatatttgtaggtctgttccactgcattacAGCTTTCACtttttgctggatccacagaaattccatctttagatacgatgtgtcctaaaaaggatattttgtccaaccaaaattcatacttcttaaatttggcaaaaagtttttctttcctcaatatttgtagcacacgccgtaaatgttcttcatgctccaatttacttctagaatatatcaagatatcatcaataaatacgacaacaaatttatcaagataagatctgaatattctgttcattaaatccataaaggctgctggagcattggttaacccaaaaggcatcactaaaaattcataatgtccataacgagttctaaatgccgtctttggtatgtcctctgttttgatttttaactgatgataccctgaacgaagatcaattttagaaaagacttgtgcaccttgcaactgatcaaacaaatcatcaattcgaggtagagCATACTTATttatgatagtatttttattcaactctctatagtcgatacagagtctcatactaccatctttcttcttcataaataagactggagctccccaaggagatacactaggccttataaaacctttatccaataaattctgtaattgatcttttaactcctttaactccatagggccattctgtaaggagctttagaaatcggactggtattaggtgccaactcaatagtaaattcaagttCTCTATCTGGGGTAGTctgactaaatcatcaatgaatacatccgaaaattcatttacgataggaatatcctgtaacttcaattcatcatgttctttattctttattgatactaggtaacctctacatccctttcttatcatctgtctagcttgttcaagtgaaataatacgtggaggggtggttcctatacttccatcaaaactaaaagttaattcttccggtatgtgaaagttcactctctttccatgacaatccacagaggcatgataagtagccagccaatccattcctagaatgacatcgaaatcatgcatatccaggaccaccaaatctgtcggtaattctctttctccaatcttgatactacatgacttgcacacactttcggtactcaaataccaccaactggtgtctcaacatataatttggttttcatgggttcacaacctatatcatgctgtctaataaaagtagtggatataaaggagtgtgtagcaccagaatcaaccaaaactgaagcatgaaaacCAGATAtagaatggtacctgtcaccacagcattggaggcctgagcatcctgttgtgtgagggcataaattcttccttgagttttcgatctttgacctccgtcctttgcttgtgttgatctattttcgtccatctgcgggcaatctgcaatcttgtgtcctttctggccacatctaaaacacgaaccagtattccatgggcaattagaagtctcatgctctcttcggccgcatCTCGAATATCTAGCTGCCACATTCTCAtgattcttatcagttgctggcttctttgctggaaccttattgttctgatttcgtccttgagttccactaaacctatttctcttcttctgattccgttcacgctccgcatgagcttcattagcttctctctcaattattagagctttgttcacaactgaggcataggtagttagctcatagggtacaacctgtctcctgatttctgtcttcagtcccatttcaaatttgtgtactctgtcttgctcaatctcaactagtctcggaacaaatttggctaactccgtgaatttggcttcatattctgcaacggatctgttaccctgtctcaggtgaatgaactcctgttctttctgtattctgacacttcggggaaatacttgtcaaagaattcatctcgaaatctctcccaagtgagtggtatcccatcgtgctcatatttttgttccagtatacgccaccagttgtatgcctcgccttgtagcagatatgctgtatagcagATCTTTCTTCATCGTGCATTCTTGCACGGTGAANNNNNNNNNNNNNNNNNNNNNNNNNNNNNNNNNNNNNNNNNNNNNNNNNNNNNNNNNNNNNNNNNNNNNNNNNNNNNNNNNNNNNNNNNNNNNNNNNNNNAACATCAAGATCATAGATGATTGAGCACCGGCTATATTTATCCTAACAAATTACAAGACTCCACCATTGGAGCTTGCATTTAGGGCTGAGATTTGATTAGATACCGGTCAGATATCCATaaatttatctctttttttttgttgaacaaatataatataaatataaatattagtcaaatacaaaaatttatattcatatttattttatacgaatacgaatataaatcagatactaaaaaTATGAacatagatatagatataaattaaataattaaattttataattacataattaaatatattattaagtggatgataaatcaaaataaatatgattatatattttttaaaaattaataaatactttataaaattaaataggattataaataaaattaaatattcatatatgaattaaataattatttatctatatctataatttttttttttatggatataaatattagtTAGATGCTTCAATTTCTATTCATATCCAAATATATTTGGATATGAAAATGCCCCGGATGCATATTATCCAATCAAATGCCTGACTGAGATTAAGATTACTCACCACGCTGTGCATTGGATAATGATATGGATTGGCTGCCTGTGGACTGACAAACATCATCAAATGTCCAAGTGCAGGGCTGTAGTACGCTCTTTAAACATGGGTAATGCACTAAACCTCTAACCTCCCCAGGATCCAATACACAACCATCAAAAAGGGTGTAATGTGGGAGCAGGAGACTCCAAAGAACCAAGGCTGGCTGCATGGTATCACTTCATTCATGCATGTCCAAATACAAGATAAATATGCTCCAACTGTTACAATAAAAATGCGaaagaacaaaagaaagaaagggggGAAAAAAATCACAAGCAGCCTGCAACCAAGCCAAACTTGTTACTGAACTTCTTATGATTGCAGTTAAGCATCTCAGTTAAGCTACAATCTATATTCTTCTGCTTCAGCAACTTCTGTCGGAACTCCAGACTCTTCTTTAGACCATGCTGAAAGAATTCAGGATAATCTGCTATCTCACTGATTTCCCTCCCCATCTCTTCTACCAAGAATCTGATTCTGAGCTCCAGAGAATTTTTGACGCTCTTGATTAAAACAGGAGGATATTTGGTCACCATCACTGCAATTTGTTCATGGTAAAACCCACAACTCTTTAAGAAAACTAAATTGGGTCTCAAAACTTTTTTCACATCTCTACATAGTACCTCTGGAAAATTGAGAACCACCCTTTGAAGATGAAACTCATTTAAGCCTATTGACTTCAGAAACTCTGCCGTGGGCAGGAGCCGTTTCTCAACACTGTAACCCAGAATGAATGGGTTCTTCACCAAAATTTTACGAATCATACCTTGCTTATTAAGTCCTAAGCTTGCAAAGAAATCCACAATCTGAGAAAATTTAGTCTCAATGCTGTAACTGATGAGCCTAGGGTTGAGCAACAGCAACTTACCCAGTTGCTTTTCAGAGACTCCCAGTGCTTGGAAGAAGGCTAGTAGTGGGCAGAGCTTCTCTTCTACACTGTGGGTGAGTATGTGGGGAAATTTGGCTATGGCCAAGGCCACTCCACCAGGTTTTGCTCCCAAGGTTGTAAGGCATTGGACTGTACACACAAGCTTCTCATTCAAGCCCAAAGTGATGATCTTGGGGCACTTGGAAACAACAGAGGGAAGTTTCCTCTCTTGAATTCCAATACTCTTCAAATAATTCCAGTTCTCACAGGCTCTCTCTCCATCAAGGAACTCTAGCTGCTTGCATCTTTGGAACATTTTCTGTATGCTTCCATCATCAAACCCTTTCTCTTTAAAGAATCCCATAATACTAATCTTCTGGTTGCTGCTCTTCTCCATGGTTTCTAAATGACATCAAATAAAATTAATGTTGAATACATGCAAAAACTACACCAAAATGGACTAATTAAACTGTGGATTTAGCTGTGACAAGAACTCAacaatgattcacaaactagcaACTACTAGCAAGAATAAATTATGAAACACAAAATGACAACTAAATTGCTGGGAAAAAGCAACTTTTTTCCACAACCAAAGCTGATGCATAAAGCCAAATTCTTAATCTGCTTCCACAAATAAGCTAAATGACTCCAATAAGAAAACCAGTAGCTCATATTGGAAGAACCAAGGGATGATTGCTGTTATGAAAAATACCAAATGAGATAATAAGGTCTTCTTCAGCTTGCAATGTAATAAATCactaaattctctctctctaaagaacACTACTATTTAATCCTCTTTTTTCTGGTACTTCCCATgctttctgttgggtataaaataccccctccgGCCGAAGCTTGTAAAGGACCAATCCTTCCTGCGCTCTTCCGACTCCTGACCTTGTgtgtggcgcctctccgaacctcctcgatcgtcCGAACTTTTCCGACAATAAACTTCTGCATTCGTCCATCGGGCCGCCCTGAAGGCCCTTTGGGGCTCACtgtcagccgatcttctacagcaaccaactacctcccgaacttctttcggacttcgtcagcgtccgagcttccccgacaacaagagttctacggtaaccagactccacccgagtttttacggcggtcgaccaccccccggatcctaatcgggctcccgcgagagccgaacttctactacgaacggtctactccgaacacctacagtgggctgtctaccccaaacgtctaatgtaagtaaatttcattcgagcctctactatgaacaaaattttttcgaacttctgttacagatagacctcagccgagctactccgtagcgaggggattccggatgaacttctacaatgggacattACTTCGATTTTccatgacaactggtcctcgaccgagctcctacaacaaacggccccctttcgacctctcgcgagaaccggatcccgtccgaacttctccagcggatggattctggacgagcttctatgacggacgagctccagcagctgggtccctcgATGGCCgaccgcctccgatgtctgccgagcctccccagcactatccgaagtccatcgccgaccgacctcctaACAGGCTCCCCGTAAAATCGGACTTCCccagcggacgatcttcggatgagcctccacatcagataaatcccagatggacttccctagcgatcggacttccccggactccgccaacaaaaaatctccatccgagctcctgcggcaggtgactcccgcctgaaacatcagcgacctcggaacgtccgagcctctcctagaacgacgatgtgaagagccattctactccatcaggcatcctagccgagcttcaaccgacggatccgaactctctgacaagtcacgacaagaaccgtcaccctgctccactctctgcaatggattccacgcagctccaccactctctagcaagtcacgacaacggacaccactccactctccgcagcaagctccatgtggccctgggcgacctctgatgccactactctccgtaacaaactccgcatgtctctgaatggcccactttcagttggttacagacgtcactgtcagtcagttacgctctccgtctataaataaagaaccccagatacgttcttttctaagctctaaactctatctcgaaactctgccaaaattttcgctcgagcactctatttctgttgaagcagagtactgacttgagcgtcggaggatcttgttggaacacctccaactccggtttagactttctttacaggtcccgatagcgaccgcggtcatctcagctccagcttctccgacctcgacgaaattctacaccaacagaattggcgctagaaggagggcggcGCGTGTCTTCGTAgtctccttgttcttaaaggagtactcaacaggactgattccggtcatcttctccgacatcctcttctccttcctttactagatcttcacccgatgcctccctgcaaagcatccaccaggcgatccacgacctccgcggccagatctcaggctccggtctcacctccagttttccaggctcctccgacgacgacgacgacggcgatcggcgcggagcaattcgacctactggttcagcaagtcagaggcctcgctaaagcggtgcaggccatgcaacagcaacaacagccgcaggcgtcagtgcggttggagagaacgtcgtcAGAATTCCAAAATCCAGTTGTAGGACGGGCCatttgggccagtcgccccgtctttcccggaaagatgaatccgagggtggagagccctcagtccgatcacgattctactcctgaaagatctctacctccattctgcccgaagaccctcgagacccgcagtcgagaggactttctggatcgaaggctccaggagatgaactggcggatcgaagaactccgccacgctccctctacttatggtgaggacatctgtactgaccctcccttctctcaaatgatcatgcaggaaccaatcccatcaaacttcaagctccctcaattcgaaagctatgacgggacctcagacccagtcgaccacctggaggccttccggacaatgatgctgctccatggcacgtcagacaccatcttgtgccgagcttttccatccaccttgaagggaacagcaaggaactggtactcagcattgaagtcgggtaccatctctttgatcagatgagccaccagtttgtggctcattttgttagcagccggcgtccccggagaggtttggagtccctcatcaacatcaggcagagggagggggagtccattcgggcttacgtcaaccgtttcaatgtcgccacattggaggtccgaaacttggatcaatcggtcacgatggccgctctgaaaggcggccttcaataGAATGAcctttattctccctgaaaaagaagtaccccagggattttgccgatttgctagctcgggccgaaggatatgcccgaacagaagaagccttcaagatgaaggacgaggagaccgcgagagagtggcaggcgggagactcgagtaagccttcactcggccacattctcgaactcctcctagaCATAGGCACGTCCGGATTCCTCCCGAGCccgtaaacagagaagcccagaccgtcgagttcggcgaggctctccttccagaagattccacagctacgcccctcttaacgcatcaaaaactcaagtgctgatggaggttagggagcagctttcaagaccggagaggatgcgctcgcaccccgaaaagcgcaacccaaacaaattctgcctctatcatcgtgaccacgaccacgataCGGAGGAATATATTCAGCTCCgaaacgagatcgaggagcttatcagacgaggtcggcttgacagattcattcgacgccggcctgaaggaagagaagatcgacCTAGGGCCCTGCCATAGTCGGAACCATCAAGGAGGGAGGAGTAGCCAGGAGATCGAcgtccaattgggattatcaactccatctcggggggaccccgATGGGGGGCAGACCTTCCGTGGCTATAGGgtttgaaaaatctatgaatgtattaccaacaactttgccttgaatgaaattttttttcatatttacgTATTTTTTCTTTTCGTATGAGCTCACAACGACAGGAGATAATTCCCCCATAGAAACAAAATTAAGCacgttagaaacaggaggagaacctcgtcctaacataagcaaagtcgaaggtccgatttcttaaagatcggatgggaggagaggcccttacaacggcccttatgtgcccccacagccttgataggaataggaggagaacctcatcctaacataagcaaagtcgaaggtccggtttcttaaagatcggatggggggagaggcccttacaacggcccttatgtgcccccatagccttgttaggaataggaagagaacctcgt
The DNA window shown above is from Elaeis guineensis isolate ETL-2024a chromosome 8, EG11, whole genome shotgun sequence and carries:
- the LOC105036981 gene encoding transcription termination factor MTERF6, chloroplastic/mitochondrial-like, producing the protein MEKSSNQKISIMGFFKEKGFDDGSIQKMFQRCKQLEFLDGERACENWNYLKSIGIQERKLPSVVSKCPKIITLGLNEKLVCTVQCLTTLGAKPGGVALAIAKFPHILTHSVEEKLCPLLAFFQALGVSEKQLGKLLLLNPRLISYSIETKFSQIVDFFASLGLNKQGMIRKILVKNPFILGYSVEKRLLPTAEFLKSIGLNEFHLQRVVLNFPEVLCRDVKKVLRPNLVFLKSCGFYHEQIAVMVTKYPPVLIKSVKNSLELRIRFLVEEMGREISEIADYPEFFQHGLKKSLEFRQKLLKQKNIDCSLTEMLNCNHKKFSNKFGLVAGCL